AGCGCTTGCTGCATAGTTCTAAACACCTGCTTATTTGTTCCTTGAATTTTGGAACTTACAACCTGAATATTACATTGCAATTCGGATGTTTGCTGCGTAGCAAATGCCGATGTTGAGACAAAGAGAAAAAGTAAAAAAGTAATAAAGTTTCGCATGATTACATTTCTATTGTTTGAATCTAAAGTTATAAATTAAAACGAAAGAGAAAGTAATTTATTCTTCATAAAGTGAAATCAATTCTTCAACAATATCTTTTGCAACTTCAACTTTTGGCTTTAAATCGTATTTTTTAAGCTCTCCATTCTTATTGATAATCGTAATCTTATTAGTGTCGTGTTGAAATCCAGCTCCTTTATCGTTTAAAGAATTTAATACGATAAAATCTAGATTTTTTCGCTCAAGCTTCGATTGTGCATTTTTTTGCTCATCATTGGTTTCTAAAGCAAAACCAACCATAAACTGCTCTGAAGTTTTCATTTGCCCTAAGGATGCGGCAATATCTTTTGTTGGAGTAAGTTCTATCGTATAATTTTCTTTCCCTCTTTTTACTTTTTTGTCCTCTTTTAGAACAGGGGTAAAATCAGCAACAGCAGCAGCCATAATTGCTCCATCACATTTTGGGAAATTTTCAACTGATGCTTCATACATATCTTGAGCAGACATTACATCAATTCTATCGATCAAAGGATGATCTATTTTTAAACTAGTGGGGCCACTAATCAAGGTAACATTTGCGCCATTCTCTGCCAATTCTTCAGCAATGGCAAATCCCATTTTTCCTGACGAAAAGTTACCAATAAAACGCACCGGATCAATTTTCTCATAAGTTGGTCCGGTGGTAATTAATATTTTCTTATTGCTTAGCTTTTTTTTTTATCCGCAAAAAACTCCTTCAACTTTTCAACAATAGCTTCCGGTTCTTCCATACGTCCTTTGCCATACAAACCACTTGCTAACTCTCCGCTTGATGGTTCAATAAAACAATCTCCATAAGAACGTAAAATATCCATATTACGTAATGTTGCCGGATGTTTAAACATATCTAAATCCATAGCTGGAGCATGAACTACAGGACATTTAGCTGACAAATATGTTGTCAACAATAAATTATCACAAATTCCATGAGCCATCTTAGCCATAGTGTTTGCTGTTGTTGGAGCAACTAATAAAACATCAGCCCAAATTCCCAAATCAACGTGACTATTCCACTCTCCGTCATCATGCTTAAAAAAATCTGACAGAACTGTATTTTTAGAAAGAGTAGCCATTGTTACAGGTGAAATAAACTCTTTAGCAAGAGGTGTCATAATCACCTTTACAGTTGCACCTTCTTTCACTAATAATCGAACTAAAGAAGCCGCTTTATATGCAGCAATACTTGCTGTAACTCCTAATATAATGTTCTTCCCTCTTAACATAACAATTTTAATTAAAATAAAAAAGTTCCCTTATTCAGGGAACTTGAACTTTATCAAAAACTACTCTTGTGTTTTGTTCTCTTTGGCTGGATTGCGATAGTAAATATCACCATTGATAAACTCCTCAACGGCAATCAATGTTGGCTTAGGCAATCTCTCATAATATTTTGAGATTTCAATCTGCTCACGATTTTCAAAAACCTCTTCCAAGTTATCTGTATAAGATGCAAACTCTTGCAATTTCTTATTCAGTTCACTCTTCAACTCAACAGCAATCTGATTAGATCTCTTGGCCATAATCATTACAGATTCGTAAACATTACCCACCTCTTTGGTCATTTCAGTCATGTTACGGGTAATCGTAGAACTCGCTGCATTTGTCTTTTTGTAATCCATACTGTCTAAGAATTAGATCTATTTTAATTATTCGTATTAAACTTGCCTAAATATGCTTCTATATCTTCAAGCATTTTTTCTGCACGCCTTGCATATTTACTCTCTGGATATTCGTCAACAAAAGAATAGTATTCTTCTTTTGCATCATTATATCTCTCTCTCTTTTTTCCAGAAACACTCTTAAAAGCAAGCTGATGTTTTGATTCTAATAACATAAACATCAACTCTTCTCTATGAGATGATCCTGGATAATCTTTCAAACTATTCTGCAATGCAATAATCGCAGAAGGAAATTTCTCTCTGTCGTAATAATTACGAGCACTCAAATATGATTTATAAACTAACTTATCTTGAAGTTCATCAATGTAATCATTACACTTCGAAACTCGAGTTGAGTTAGGATAACGGTTGATATACAACTGGAATGCATCAATAGCATTTTGCGTTGGCGTTTGATCCATTCGCGGCTTTGGTGATTCCTTATAATAACAATATGCACTCATATATAAGCACTCTTCAGCATATGGACTATCTGGATAAGTCTTTAAAAACTGTCTAAAGTGATATCCTGCTAAATCATGCATTTCCTGTCCGTAAGAGCAATACGATATGTAATAACTAATTGTTTCAGCCTTACTTGTTCCTCTATAAATTGGTAATAGATTTTCAAAGAGAGTGGCTGCTTTTGCGTATTCTTCTTTGTTGTAATACTCTACTGCTTTCTTGTATTTTAACTTTTTATCAGGATTTTTCAATAGCTTTTGATAGTCGCTACAACCTGTCAATATAAATACAAAAAGCACGAATAGGAAAATGATTCTCTTCATAAACTTGCTACTATATTTTTTTGCATTGTGCAAAGATATAGTTTTCATCTGAATTATAGAATACTTTCGCGTTATATTATACAAATCTTTATAATTTATTGGTTTAATTTTAAAAAAGATTACTTTTGCACAATTAGAAAGAATATAACTCAAAAAAGCATAAATCGTGGATATTTTTGACAAAATTAAAACCCAAAAAGGGAATATTGGACAATATGCAAAACAAGCTCATGGTTATTTCGCTTTCCCTAAATTAGAAGGAGAAATCAATTCAAGAATGAAATTCCGTGGAAAAGAAGTTCTTACTTGGAGTTTGAATAACTATATTGGATTAGCAAATCACCCAGAAATTAGAAAAACTGATGCTGAAGCAGCAGAAAAATGGGGATTAGCTTACCCTATGGGAGCTCGTATGATGTCAGGTCAAACTAGTTTGCATGAAGAATTGGAATCAAAGTTAGCTGAGTTTGTAGGAAAGCCAGATGCATTCTTATTAAACTTCGGTTACCAAGGAATGGTTTCTATTATTGATGCATTAGTTGGTCGTCACGATGTGATTGTTTACGATTCAGAATCTCACGCTTGTATCATGGATGGTTTGAGATTACACCCAGGAAAACGTTTCGTTTACCCTCACAACGATATGGATAACCTTCGCAAAGAATTAGAGCGTGCTACCAAGTGGACTGAAAAAACAGGTGGTGGTATTCTTGTAATTACTGAAGGTGTATTCGGTATGGCTGGTGACTTAGGTAAATTGGATGAAATCTGTGCTATGAAAGATGATTTCAATTTCCGTTTGTTAGTTGACGATGCTCACGGATTTGGTGTAATGGGTAAAAACGGTGCTGGTGCAATCGAACATTTCGGTGTAGAAGATAAAGTAGATTTACACTTCTCTACTTTTGCAAAAGCAATGGCTGGTATCGGTGCATTCATCGCTTGTAGCGAAGAGGTAGGAACTTACCTACGTTACACAATGAGATCTCAAATTTTTGCTAAATCTCTTCCAATGCCAATCGTTGAAGGTTCATTGAAACGTTTAGAGATGTTGAAAACTATGCCTGAATTGCGCGAACAACTTTGGTCTGTTGCAAACGGACTTCAGCAAGGTTTGAAAGATGCAGGTTTAGATATTGGTGTAACTGAATCTCCTGTAACTCCTGTTTACCTTTCTGGTTCAGTAGCTGAAGGAACTCAGGTAACTATGGATTTACGTGAAAACTATAACATTTTCTGTTCTATCGTGGTTTACCCTGTAATTCCTAAAGGACAATTGTTACTTCGTTTAATTCCAACTGCAATGCACACTTTAGAAGATGTGGAATACACAGTAAACGCATTTAAAGATGTTGCACAAAAGTTAAAAGACGGAAAATACAGCAACGAAAAATTTGCTGATATCTTCAATCAGTAATATAAGATATTTCATAAAAAAAACGACATTCAATTTTGAGTGTCGTTTTTTTTTATAGCTACAAGTCTCAAGCTACAAGTTTTTCTTGAAGCTTATTTTTTATTCTCTTTCTGCCAAAAATCGTTCTGCGTCCATAGCTGCCATACAACCTGAACCTGCTGAAGTAATAGCCTGACGATAATGTGGATCTTTTAAATCTCCACAAGCAAAAACTCCATCAACATTTGTTTTTGTTGTATCTGGCTCTGTCAATACATATCCTTGATCATCTGTTTTTAAATAATCTTTAAACACATTTGAATTTGGTGTATGACCAATTGCGACAAAAAATCCATCAATCTTAATATCCACTTCTTCTTCGTCACTTTCTCCTTGTCTCTTAATCAACTTTGCGCCTTCTACTACTCCATCTCCATAAAGCTCTTTTGTATTGTGCTCAAATAAAATTTCAATATTTTCAGTTTTAAAAACACGATCTTGCATTGCTTTAGAAGCTCGCATAAATGATTTTCGTACCACCAAATATACTTTATTACACATACTTGCCAGGTAAGTTGCCTCTTCGGCAGCAGTATCACCACCTCCTACTACAGCAACATCTTTTCCTCTGTAGAAAAATCCATCGCAAGTTGCACAAGCTGAAACACCAGAACCTTTATACTTTTCTTCTGTTTCAAATCCTAAATATTTAGCAGTAGCTCCCGTAGCAAGAATCACCGATTCTGCTTCAATCACTTTCTTCTCATCAACCACCACTTTGTGTGGATAAACCGAAAAATCAACCGATGTAACCAAACCCCAACGACAATCTGTTCCAAAACGCTCTGCTTGCTTTTTCAAATCCTCCATCATTGCTGGACCTGTTACTCCTGCTGGGTATCCTGGAAAATTATCTACCTCAGTAGTTGTTGTCAACTGCCCACCTGGCTGTAAACCTTCAATTACTACAGGATTTAAATTTGCACGTGCTGCATAAATTGCTGCAGTATAACCTGCAGGTCCAGATCCCACAATTAAGCATTTTACTTTCTCAACATCTTCGTTAGGCTTACTTGAGTTCGTTTCGTTTAGGTTCATCGATTTAAATTCCATTTATTGTATTTTTAATTGTTCTTGTTCTAAATAAGATTTTGTATAACAAATTTACAAAATATAGATAAGTATACATCTATATTATCTATTGAAAAAATTAATTAGCTATTAGATAAAATCGAATCTCAAGGAAAATGAGAGCTCAACAAGAGCTTCAACAATCACTTTTATTGGGAAGGAAAATACGATGCTATTTCATCAATCAAATACTGTTCTGAATTTTCTTTTCTCTACAATTGTATAGGAGTCATTAGCCAAAGACCATGTTTTATTTATCATTTTCAGATGCTTTAAAGCCTTCTGCGCTGCTTTTTCATACGATTTAGAACTAGCTCCCAGTGCATAGTAAACAATTAACTTCTTCCAAATCACATTACTTGTACGAATCACAACATAATATCCTTTTTTTAAGCGATGCCCACACCTCCTCCCACCATCAAGTACTCTTATTTCATATCCTTCTTCTTCCGGATAATAGGCTCGTAAAAACTTAGCTGCGCTTTCTTGGGCATTCGAATTCGCCTCAACTCTATACGACATTGTTTGCCAATTGTCTTTCGCCACCGCAATAGCAATCTGTCCTTCAACTTTAAAAGAACAAATAATAAACAAGATAAAAACAATAAAATAAGCTTTGCTTGACATCATGTATTGATTTTATAAAAGATAGTCACCAAATTTAAATGAATTTTTACAATCCCATTTAATTACAATGCTTATTCGTAAAAATTAAGCTTGTAAGATACCCCATAGATAACAAAAGGATTAAAAAGAAAAAAGCTGAAGTTCATCCTCCAACTTTACAATATTATTTTAAAATAGTTTATTTTTTTTTGCAATCGAAACAGTTCTATCTCTAGAACTCTCTCCAAATCAATCAATCCCCATAATTAGCTCCTTGTAGTCTGGTTCTCCCAAAAAAATCGGAACAGGCTGTCAACATCGGTTTCATGTTGGGCAATTCCTGCCACGGGAACACTTAGTTGTTGTGCTTTGTTGTTTTTTCTTGTAAGCAAATATTATCATCCAAATTATAAATATATCTGCTGCCAGAAATATGATTAAACCAAACTTGTCTGTCTCTCTAGATTCCTTAAATTCCAATAGATTTTTGTTTCCAATTCTAACTGCATAGATGTGGTATGTTAAATCTTTATTGGAGTTAAAGTCATTTGCGTCATACGAGATTGTTAACCTTCTATTGATTACATTATTTCTAGAAATATATTCGTAAACAAGCTTATGTCTTTCATGGATAGCAAAAGTCAAATCTGAAGAATCAATTTTTAGTCCATATGCATAATTATATCCAACAAATCTTTTAGGAATCTTAATAGTGTAAGATTTCACTTTCCGCAACAAAGGAGACCTTTTCAGCTATATAGGGGTATCCTTTCCTCTACACGAACTTAGCTGTCAGCTACAGCCAAATGGGCTTCCGCTACACAAGAATCGGTTTCCGCTACAGAGGGAAGTTCTTCCGCTACAATAAAGAATAGCATTTCTATGTAGCGGAAGTCCAATCCCGTGTAGCGGAAAAGCAAAGGCTTGTAGCTGAAATCGAAATTACTGTAGCGGAAAGATATTTTTTGTAGCTGATGGCGATTTTCTTGTTACGGATGGGAAGAATAAAAAAAAGGAAGCATTACTACTACCTTATTGATATGGCGGTGCGTGACGCTAAAGCCAGACAAGCTTATAAATAAAAAAGCCCCTGATTTCTCAGAGGCTTGAATATGTTTTTAAGACTTATCTTATTCGTACATTTTTGCTGCAAACAATATATCTGCAAAAGTTTTCCAATCAACATTTTCTGGAAGAGGCAAATTCATATTTTCATAATAACCTTCCATGTCTTCAATCCAACTTTCCATTCCTTCTAGAAAAGAATCTATAGTTGTATTTTCCCACGAGTCTTTATTGTTTCTAAAGTCTTGGATATATAAACTTAGAAAATTTAAAAAATCCTGTTTGCTTTTAATTTTATTAATTTCCTGATGCATATTTTCTAATGAATTATCATATTTGAACCACCACCTAATTTTAACTGAGGCTAGCGCGAGCTTTTCTAGCTCGTGCTCTGCGAATGCAGTCAAATGTAAGAATATTTAATTTTCATATAGAAATCCCACTCACAAATTAATGCAAGTGGGTTCTATTACAATTATAGTATTTTCCTTGAAAATAGGTACGAGTGAGAAACACTCGCACCAGCTGTTTGTGCATGCTTGGACTATCGAGGCGCTCACATCATCAACCTACTTGATCTATCTAAATTTTTTAAATGTGAATAAATACTCTTTATCTTTCTTAATTAATCTTAAGGTGTCAGAATGAGCTGGTTTACTGACAGAATCGCCATATTTTGCAAATATGGAAAATCTATAATCTTTATTGGTTAAAATTCTCCTAGGCCAAAAACCGTATCTTTTGCCATTGATGCTAAAATAAGTGGTACCAGCACTAGCAGTTACATCTTGGATTATACCATGAATACTGCTAGTGTAAAATTGTTTATATAACCTTTTGGCTTTTTTTCCTCCATTCACTTCAGATATAACTATGATACAAGCAAATATAACGACAACAATTATTGGAAATATTTTTTTCATAACTAAAAATTTTACTTAAAATCATAAATTACCCATGTATTACTAACTCCGGCTGCACCATTAATAGGAACAAGACCAGCAGGTAAACCAACTCCAACATCTATACTGTATCCAATTATTCCATGACCAGTTCTTGTTGGTGTATAAGATCCAGTAATCCCAACTTTTCCACCTTCTGTTGCGCCAAAAGATACCCAACCACTACCATCACCATCTTGTATTGATGTAGTTAGCATACCTCTTTTGATATCCTTAACACTACCCAAATAATAGGCACCTCCGATATTAAAAGTAGCATCAATAGAATATCCAACTCCTATAGCTTGAGTTGCAGTTAAAGCTGGGAAAAATGATGCGTCATTACCTCTGGTTATCCATTGTAGGTCTATACTAGTTGCTCCTCCCGTACCAAATACACCACTAAATCCAAAACCTACAGAAATAAAGTCAGGTATAACTGTTCTGGTTACAGGATGATTCCAAACAACACGTCCTAAATTTAAATTATCTGACCAATGAAAAGTTGAATTATTATTTCCTCCAATAATCCCATTACATTGAAGAGGTCCACATCCAACCATTGGAATTCTGGCTCTATTTAGCGGTCTGTAATTATAAGTTGGCCTATTGATATTAGCCAATTGAGTTGCTACAGAATTATTAGCACTTAATACTCCTCTGTTTATTCTTGCCAATTTGCCATTCCAATCCAATTGTTGTTCATTAAGCATTCCCTGAAAAGCAAAATCTCCTGTACTACTAGAAGTAATACCTATATTGCCTGAATGCAAACCATTTTGATCAGCCCAACGAGCAAATTGATTTCCTGCATCCCAAATCTCATCCCAACCTTTTTTAACCCAAGATGTAAACTTTCCTAACCAACTTTTTTGTCCAGTTGGGTCGATGTAAATGAAAGGATTATTCAAACAATATGCAAAAAACACCCCACCTGTAATTGGCAAGTGAGGTGGTGTTGGTTATTTTTTGAAATAGATACAAGCTAAAGACGCTTACACTGTCAATTAGCTCGGACTATCAGGGAGATGTATTAAATGTATACTTATATTTATTATTTGATTTAATAAGAATTAATGTATCACCATGTGCTTTTTTTATTATTGAATCGCCAACCTTAGCAAAACCTATGAATGGTTTTCCTTTATTATTTATTGATCTAATAGGATTACATACGTAGATAGTAGTATCACCTTTAATCATAAAAAATAC
The sequence above is a segment of the Flavobacteriales bacterium genome. Coding sequences within it:
- the trxB gene encoding thioredoxin-disulfide reductase codes for the protein MEFKSMNLNETNSSKPNEDVEKVKCLIVGSGPAGYTAAIYAARANLNPVVIEGLQPGGQLTTTTEVDNFPGYPAGVTGPAMMEDLKKQAERFGTDCRWGLVTSVDFSVYPHKVVVDEKKVIEAESVILATGATAKYLGFETEEKYKGSGVSACATCDGFFYRGKDVAVVGGGDTAAEEATYLASMCNKVYLVVRKSFMRASKAMQDRVFKTENIEILFEHNTKELYGDGVVEGAKLIKRQGESDEEEVDIKIDGFFVAIGHTPNSNVFKDYLKTDDQGYVLTEPDTTKTNVDGVFACGDLKDPHYRQAITSAGSGCMAAMDAERFLAERE
- a CDS encoding aminotransferase class I/II-fold pyridoxal phosphate-dependent enzyme — translated: MVDIFDKIKTQKGNIGQYAKQAHGYFAFPKLEGEINSRMKFRGKEVLTWSLNNYIGLANHPEIRKTDAEAAEKWGLAYPMGARMMSGQTSLHEELESKLAEFVGKPDAFLLNFGYQGMVSIIDALVGRHDVIVYDSESHACIMDGLRLHPGKRFVYPHNDMDNLRKELERATKWTEKTGGGILVITEGVFGMAGDLGKLDEICAMKDDFNFRLLVDDAHGFGVMGKNGAGAIEHFGVEDKVDLHFSTFAKAMAGIGAFIACSEEVGTYLRYTMRSQIFAKSLPMPIVEGSLKRLEMLKTMPELREQLWSVANGLQQGLKDAGLDIGVTESPVTPVYLSGSVAEGTQVTMDLRENYNIFCSIVVYPVIPKGQLLLRLIPTAMHTLEDVEYTVNAFKDVAQKLKDGKYSNEKFADIFNQ
- the bamD gene encoding outer membrane protein assembly factor BamD, which gives rise to MKRIIFLFVLFVFILTGCSDYQKLLKNPDKKLKYKKAVEYYNKEEYAKAATLFENLLPIYRGTSKAETISYYISYCSYGQEMHDLAGYHFRQFLKTYPDSPYAEECLYMSAYCYYKESPKPRMDQTPTQNAIDAFQLYINRYPNSTRVSKCNDYIDELQDKLVYKSYLSARNYYDREKFPSAIIALQNSLKDYPGSSHREELMFMLLESKHQLAFKSVSGKKRERYNDAKEEYYSFVDEYPESKYARRAEKMLEDIEAYLGKFNTNN
- a CDS encoding DNA-directed RNA polymerase subunit omega is translated as MDYKKTNAASSTITRNMTEMTKEVGNVYESVMIMAKRSNQIAVELKSELNKKLQEFASYTDNLEEVFENREQIEISKYYERLPKPTLIAVEEFINGDIYYRNPAKENKTQE